The following coding sequences lie in one Cyanobacterium sp. Dongsha4 genomic window:
- a CDS encoding class I SAM-dependent methyltransferase, whose amino-acid sequence MATFLRPLSYKYQWLYDTISRLAAIPVGGEKKFRELALLDLSITKDSKILDLCCGAGQTTKFLVNYSTDVTGLDISPLSLEKAKKNVPQAKYIEGFAQKMPLPDQYFDIVHTSVALHEMTTDELEAIFAEVYRVLKPEGIFTFIDLHKPHNPLFIPGIFAFMWLFETDTAWQLLKTDLSVKLIDSGFSILKQKLYAGGSLQVIQAKKPLIKG is encoded by the coding sequence ATGGCAACCTTTCTTCGTCCTTTAAGTTATAAATATCAATGGTTATACGATACAATTTCTCGTCTGGCGGCAATTCCTGTGGGGGGAGAAAAAAAATTTCGTGAATTAGCCTTATTAGATTTATCAATAACCAAAGACAGCAAAATATTAGACCTTTGTTGTGGTGCAGGACAAACTACTAAATTTTTGGTCAATTATTCCACTGATGTAACAGGTTTAGATATTTCCCCTCTATCCTTAGAAAAAGCAAAAAAAAATGTTCCTCAAGCAAAATATATTGAGGGTTTCGCTCAAAAAATGCCTTTACCGGATCAATACTTTGATATTGTACATACCAGCGTTGCCTTACACGAAATGACGACAGATGAATTAGAGGCAATCTTTGCAGAAGTTTATCGAGTCTTAAAGCCAGAAGGGATATTTACTTTTATTGATTTACATAAGCCTCATAATCCTCTATTTATTCCGGGTATTTTTGCTTTTATGTGGTTATTTGAAACCGATACAGCATGGCAGTTATTGAAGACGGATTTATCGGTTAAATTAATTGATTCTGGATTTAGTATTTTAAAACAAAAATTATATGCAGGAGGCAGTTTACAGGTTATTCAGGCAAAAAAGCCATTAATTAAGGGTTGA
- the psbD gene encoding photosystem II D2 protein (photosystem q(a) protein), translating to MTIAVGRVPERGWFDVLDDWLKRDRFVFVGWSGILLFPCAYLALGGWLTGTTFVTSWYTHGLASSYLEGANFLTVAVSSPADVFGHSLLFLWGPEAQGDFTRWCQIGGLWPFVALHGAFGLIGFMLRQFEIARLVGIRPYNAIAFSAPIAVFVSVFLMYPLGQSSWFFAPSFGVAGIFRFILFFQGFHNWTLNPFHMMGVAGVLGGALLCAIHGATVENTLFQDGEQANTFRAFEPTQAEETYSMVTANRFWSQIFGIAFSNKRWLHFFMLFVPVTGLWMSAIGVVGLGFNLRAYDFVSQELRAAEDPEFETFYTKNILLNEGLRAWMAPQDQPHERFVFPEEVLPRGNAL from the coding sequence ATGACCATTGCAGTCGGACGTGTGCCGGAAAGAGGATGGTTTGATGTCCTTGATGACTGGCTTAAAAGAGACCGCTTTGTATTCGTTGGTTGGTCTGGTATCCTTCTTTTCCCTTGTGCTTATTTAGCTTTGGGTGGTTGGTTAACTGGTACAACTTTTGTTACTTCTTGGTACACCCACGGTTTAGCTAGTTCCTATTTAGAAGGTGCTAACTTCTTAACCGTTGCTGTATCCTCTCCTGCGGATGTTTTTGGACATTCCTTATTATTCTTATGGGGTCCTGAAGCTCAAGGAGATTTCACCCGTTGGTGTCAAATCGGCGGTTTATGGCCTTTCGTAGCATTACACGGAGCTTTTGGTTTAATTGGCTTCATGTTACGTCAGTTTGAAATTGCTCGTCTTGTGGGTATTCGTCCTTACAATGCGATCGCATTTTCTGCTCCTATCGCTGTATTTGTAAGTGTATTCTTAATGTATCCTTTAGGACAATCTAGCTGGTTCTTTGCACCTAGCTTCGGTGTTGCGGGTATCTTCCGTTTCATCTTGTTCTTCCAAGGATTCCACAACTGGACTCTTAATCCTTTCCACATGATGGGAGTTGCAGGGGTGTTAGGAGGAGCTTTACTTTGTGCTATTCACGGTGCAACAGTAGAAAACACCTTATTCCAAGACGGTGAACAAGCAAACACTTTCCGTGCTTTTGAACCTACTCAGGCAGAAGAAACCTATTCTATGGTGACTGCTAACCGTTTCTGGTCTCAAATCTTCGGGATTGCTTTCTCTAACAAACGTTGGTTACACTTCTTCATGTTATTCGTTCCTGTAACTGGATTATGGATGAGTGCGATCGGTGTTGTTGGTTTAGGCTTTAACCTTCGTGCTTATGACTTCGTATCTCAGGAGTTAAGAGCGGCAGAAGATCCCGAATTTGAAACTTTCTATACCAAAAACATCTTATTAAATGAAGGTTTACGTGCATGGATGGCACCTCAAGATCAACCTCATGAAAGATTTGTCTTCCCTGAAGAAGTATTACCTCGTGGTAACGCTCTCTAA
- a CDS encoding ABC transporter permease yields MTVAQSSSISQFWQETFALNKRLFIQLKRRPSTLVAGVIQPFMWLILFGALFRGAPQGLFGNDLNYAQFLAPGIIVFTAFSGALNAGLPVMFDREFGFLNRLLVAPLTSRFSIVMASVIYIITLSLIQTAVIVIASAFIGAGLPSFAGLSAIALIVFLIVLGVTGLSLGFAFALPGHIELIAVIFVINLPLLFASTALAPLSFMAKWLQIVASLNPLTYAIEPIRYIYQNSDWSLSSIVMNTPWIDFSLVTVLSILFTFDLIILLTIKPLLSRRFA; encoded by the coding sequence ATGACAGTTGCTCAGAGTAGTTCTATCTCTCAATTTTGGCAGGAGACTTTTGCTCTAAACAAACGTTTATTCATACAGTTAAAACGTCGTCCTTCAACCCTTGTAGCGGGTGTAATTCAGCCTTTTATGTGGTTAATTTTATTTGGGGCATTATTTAGGGGTGCACCTCAAGGATTATTTGGTAATGATCTTAATTATGCTCAATTTTTAGCTCCGGGTATTATAGTTTTTACTGCTTTTTCCGGAGCATTGAATGCAGGTTTACCTGTAATGTTCGATCGAGAATTTGGTTTTTTAAATCGTCTTTTAGTTGCGCCTTTAACCTCTCGTTTTTCCATTGTCATGGCTTCGGTAATTTATATTATTACTCTTAGTCTAATTCAAACCGCCGTAATCGTCATTGCTAGTGCCTTTATTGGTGCTGGTTTGCCCAGTTTTGCTGGACTAAGTGCGATCGCACTTATTGTCTTTTTAATCGTTTTAGGAGTTACAGGGTTAAGTCTAGGATTTGCTTTTGCCTTGCCGGGGCATATTGAATTAATTGCCGTCATTTTCGTAATTAATTTACCCTTATTGTTTGCTAGTACTGCTTTAGCACCATTATCTTTCATGGCAAAATGGTTACAAATAGTTGCCAGTCTCAACCCTTTAACCTATGCTATTGAACCCATACGCTATATTTACCAAAATAGTGATTGGAGTCTTTCTAGTATCGTGATGAATACTCCTTGGATTGATTTTAGTTTAGTTACGGTGTTGTCTATCTTATTTACTTTTGACTTAATTATTCTACTAACTATTAAACCCCTTTTAAGTCGCCGTTTTGCCTAA
- a CDS encoding LON peptidase substrate-binding domain-containing protein: MASSSIAVRELPLFPLPEVVLFPGRPLPLHIFEFRYRMMMNTILEYDRRFGVLMIDPISGEIAKVGCCAEIIHFERLPDDRMKVLTLGQQRFRLLEYVRQKPYRVGLVEWFEDQPPQENLHPKAEEVTTLLHDVVKLSAKLTDQKIELPENLPTQPIELSYWVASNLYGVASEQQALLEIDNTGERLQREADILATTRSNLAARTALKDAFN, translated from the coding sequence ATGGCATCATCCTCCATTGCAGTAAGAGAATTACCATTATTTCCCCTCCCTGAAGTAGTGCTATTTCCGGGGCGCCCTTTACCTCTACATATTTTTGAGTTTCGTTATCGCATGATGATGAATACAATTCTTGAATATGATCGACGTTTTGGAGTATTAATGATAGATCCTATTAGTGGAGAAATAGCAAAAGTAGGATGTTGTGCTGAGATAATCCACTTTGAAAGATTACCAGACGATCGCATGAAAGTGCTTACCCTAGGACAACAAAGGTTTAGACTACTTGAATATGTGAGACAAAAACCTTATAGAGTTGGTTTAGTAGAATGGTTTGAAGACCAACCTCCCCAAGAAAATCTCCATCCAAAAGCCGAGGAAGTAACAACTTTACTTCATGATGTTGTTAAACTTTCAGCCAAATTAACAGATCAAAAAATAGAGTTACCTGAAAACTTACCTACTCAACCGATAGAATTATCCTACTGGGTTGCTAGTAACCTTTATGGGGTAGCGAGTGAACAACAAGCACTGCTAGAGATAGATAACACAGGGGAAAGGCTACAAAGAGAAGCCGACATTTTAGCAACCACAAGAAGTAACTTAGCGGCCCGTACAGCTTTAAAAGACGCTTTTAACTAG
- a CDS encoding energy-coupling factor ABC transporter ATP-binding protein yields MSKSDIAIAVENLNFSWSPQASVLNSCSLSVPKGELWMLLGNNGCGKSTLLRLLANLLIADEGNIYTDSPLGFVFQNPDHQLVMPTVAADIAFGLVSEKLSLSQIKVRVKEALCAVNLLELQDRPIYALSGGQKQRIAIAGAIARHCQVLLLDEPTALLDPDTQIELVALVQKIVKERNITALWVTHRLEELNYADGYFLLKEGKVVSQGNPRELFKN; encoded by the coding sequence TTGAGTAAATCAGATATTGCGATCGCAGTTGAAAATCTCAATTTTTCTTGGAGTCCACAAGCATCGGTGTTAAACTCTTGTAGCCTTTCTGTTCCAAAAGGTGAATTGTGGATGTTACTGGGAAATAACGGTTGTGGTAAATCTACTTTATTGAGATTATTGGCGAATTTATTAATTGCCGATGAAGGTAATATTTATACCGATTCTCCTCTCGGCTTTGTCTTCCAAAATCCAGATCACCAGTTAGTAATGCCAACTGTAGCCGCAGATATTGCCTTTGGCTTAGTTTCGGAAAAATTGAGCTTATCTCAGATTAAAGTAAGGGTCAAAGAGGCCCTCTGTGCCGTTAATCTCCTCGAATTACAGGACAGACCTATTTATGCCCTCAGTGGTGGACAAAAACAACGTATAGCCATTGCAGGTGCGATCGCACGTCATTGTCAGGTATTATTATTAGATGAACCGACAGCATTATTAGATCCAGATACTCAAATAGAGTTGGTTGCCCTCGTCCAAAAAATTGTCAAAGAAAGAAATATTACGGCGTTATGGGTGACACATCGTCTCGAAGAGTTAAATTATGCAGATGGTTATTTTTTATTAAAAGAAGGTAAAGTAGTATCACAAGGAAATCCGAGGGAATTGTTTAAGAATTAG
- the rlmD gene encoding 23S rRNA (uracil(1939)-C(5))-methyltransferase RlmD yields the protein MKQGDLVEVEIDDVSSEGSGVARVDQQVVFIPNTVTGDRISSRILRVKKKYAQGQLEEFRKNSAYRIRPRCIVADKCGGCQWQHINYLYQLQLKQNQVKETLTRIGGFADLQVESIISGEDLGYRNKVNYPLGISHTGQIKAGYYRQGSHQIVNINQCPIQDQRLNPLLAEIKQDLQQLQIPIYDEKTHKGALRHLCFRIGKNTGEILLTLVSGELSDDTMDKQAEKWMKRYPNLVGVTLNYNPQKTNVIFGQKTELLAGRPYLIEQFAGLNYHLRAETFFQVNTTVAEDLLTAILNKLSLTGEETVLDLYCGVGTFTLPFAQKVKKAIGVESYSLSIEQAQRNAEINNIDNVEFITETTETFLPTLETKPDLVILDPPRKGCQTEVIESLKQIKSNFILYISCHPATLARDLQLLCQEGDYRIMFVQPADFFPQTPHVETAVILTRISQEVH from the coding sequence ATTAAGCAAGGGGATTTGGTAGAAGTTGAAATCGATGATGTTAGTAGCGAAGGCAGTGGAGTGGCAAGGGTTGATCAACAAGTAGTTTTTATCCCCAATACCGTAACAGGCGATCGCATCTCTAGTAGGATATTAAGAGTTAAAAAGAAATATGCTCAAGGGCAATTAGAAGAATTCAGAAAAAACTCAGCTTATCGTATTCGCCCTCGTTGTATCGTTGCCGATAAATGTGGTGGTTGTCAGTGGCAACATATTAATTATTTATATCAACTACAACTGAAGCAAAATCAAGTAAAAGAAACCCTAACTCGCATCGGTGGATTTGCTGATTTACAGGTAGAAAGCATTATTTCAGGAGAAGACTTAGGCTATCGTAACAAAGTTAACTACCCTCTCGGAATTTCCCACACAGGACAAATTAAAGCAGGATATTATCGTCAGGGCAGTCATCAAATTGTTAACATAAATCAATGCCCTATTCAAGATCAACGTTTAAATCCTCTTCTAGCAGAAATAAAGCAGGATTTACAGCAATTGCAAATACCAATTTATGATGAAAAAACCCATAAGGGTGCATTGCGTCATCTCTGTTTTCGCATTGGCAAAAATACGGGAGAGATATTACTAACCCTTGTTAGTGGGGAATTAAGCGATGATACCATGGATAAACAGGCAGAAAAATGGATGAAACGTTATCCTAATTTGGTGGGAGTAACTCTTAACTATAATCCTCAAAAAACAAACGTCATTTTTGGGCAAAAAACAGAACTACTGGCAGGAAGACCTTATTTAATAGAGCAATTTGCAGGATTAAATTACCATTTAAGAGCAGAAACCTTTTTTCAAGTTAATACTACTGTTGCTGAGGATTTATTGACCGCTATTTTAAATAAATTATCTCTAACAGGAGAAGAAACAGTTCTTGATCTTTATTGTGGAGTTGGTACTTTTACACTACCTTTTGCTCAAAAAGTGAAAAAAGCCATCGGTGTTGAATCTTATTCTCTTTCCATTGAACAAGCCCAAAGAAATGCAGAAATTAATAACATCGACAATGTAGAATTTATAACTGAAACTACAGAAACATTTTTACCTACTTTAGAGACAAAACCAGATTTAGTTATTCTTGATCCTCCCCGCAAGGGATGTCAAACAGAAGTTATTGAATCCTTAAAACAGATCAAATCTAATTTCATCTTATACATTAGTTGTCATCCCGCCACCCTCGCCAGAGATTTACAATTACTTTGTCAAGAAGGAGATTATCGAATTATGTTTGTGCAACCTGCTGACTTTTTCCCTCAAACTCCCCATGTCGAAACTGCTGTTATCTTGACAAGAATATCCCAAGAGGTACACTAA
- a CDS encoding PIN/TRAM domain-containing protein, with translation MIDIIIITIFVLAFGGVGFDIVELLPSEIQNQVSNIQALRWLVAGFASIIGLAIGLVAQTTYRRLEQKIRQTPIEVIITRAIGLAMGLLLANLLLAPIFLLPVPNNFSFIKPMIAILGSVMFTVLGVSLADTHGRTFLRLINPNSIESMLVAEGTLTPVATKILDTSCIIDGRIQQLLATGFIEGQILVPQFILAELQQLADATNDQKRVRGRRGLDILNQMQEEYPDKIVIHPEEYEDVTTVDAKLLHLAHDINAVLITNDFNLSKVATLQKITILNVNDLAQAVRPIYLPGDYIDLKILKHGKEPTQGIGYLDDGTMVVVEEANGHVGEELRVVVTSALQTSAGRMIFAKTYASAVS, from the coding sequence ATGATTGATATAATTATTATTACAATTTTTGTCCTTGCCTTTGGAGGTGTTGGTTTTGACATAGTCGAACTTCTCCCCTCCGAGATTCAAAATCAGGTATCGAACATCCAAGCCTTAAGATGGTTAGTGGCAGGTTTTGCATCCATTATTGGTTTAGCCATAGGTTTAGTGGCACAAACTACCTACCGTCGTTTAGAACAAAAAATCCGTCAAACACCGATTGAAGTTATTATCACCAGAGCTATTGGCTTGGCAATGGGTTTATTATTAGCAAACTTATTATTAGCACCTATTTTCTTATTGCCTGTTCCAAACAATTTTAGCTTTATAAAACCCATGATTGCGATTTTGGGTAGCGTTATGTTTACCGTTTTAGGAGTATCTTTAGCCGACACTCACGGACGTACTTTTTTACGTCTGATTAATCCTAACAGTATTGAGTCAATGTTAGTTGCAGAAGGCACATTAACCCCCGTTGCCACAAAAATTTTAGATACCAGTTGTATCATTGATGGCAGAATACAACAATTATTAGCCACTGGTTTTATTGAAGGTCAAATTTTAGTCCCTCAATTTATTCTCGCTGAATTGCAACAACTAGCCGATGCCACTAATGACCAAAAAAGAGTAAGAGGCAGAAGAGGCTTAGATATTCTCAATCAAATGCAGGAAGAATATCCCGATAAAATAGTCATCCATCCCGAAGAATATGAAGACGTTACAACTGTGGACGCTAAACTACTTCATTTAGCCCATGATATTAATGCAGTTTTAATCACCAATGATTTTAACTTGAGTAAAGTTGCAACTTTGCAGAAAATTACCATACTCAATGTTAATGATTTAGCTCAGGCAGTACGCCCAATTTATCTACCTGGCGATTATATAGACCTCAAAATTCTTAAACACGGAAAAGAACCCACTCAGGGAATTGGTTACTTAGATGACGGTACAATGGTCGTAGTTGAAGAAGCAAATGGCCATGTGGGAGAAGAGCTAAGAGTTGTTGTTACTTCAGCTTTACAAACTTCTGCTGGTAGAATGATTTTTGCTAAAACCTACGCTTCTGCTGTTTCCTAA
- a CDS encoding NYN domain-containing protein translates to MNATISQAILLVDGYNVIGSWAYLQSIRDQKGLEYARNSLIESLINYSGYKELETKIVFDAHYQKTVKNEEKYSKSLSVHYTSYSETADTYIEKFCASFVRQNPESRTRIIVATSDQAQRHTVVGYGAEWMSAQKLAKEIDFTSIRQKKNLRYRPKSQSRFLFNSLDSKTQQALVKMRFGGE, encoded by the coding sequence ATGAATGCTACTATCTCTCAGGCTATCTTATTAGTGGATGGCTACAATGTCATCGGTTCATGGGCTTACCTCCAGAGTATAAGAGACCAAAAAGGCCTTGAATACGCCAGAAACTCTTTAATTGAAAGTTTAATTAACTATTCTGGTTACAAAGAGTTAGAAACAAAAATAGTTTTTGATGCCCATTATCAAAAAACTGTTAAAAACGAAGAAAAATACAGTAAAAGTCTTTCTGTTCACTACACATCATATTCAGAAACGGCAGATACTTATATAGAAAAATTTTGTGCTTCTTTTGTTCGTCAAAACCCAGAAAGTCGCACAAGGATAATAGTTGCAACATCAGATCAAGCTCAACGTCATACTGTAGTAGGTTATGGGGCAGAATGGATGTCTGCTCAAAAACTAGCCAAAGAAATTGATTTTACAAGTATAAGACAGAAAAAAAACTTACGTTATCGACCAAAGTCTCAAAGTCGTTTTCTGTTCAATTCCCTTGATAGTAAAACTCAACAGGCATTGGTGAAGATGAGATTTGGAGGTGAATAA